CAGCTTTCTTCTAGTTATAAATCCACACTTCATGAAGACAGGTCACCATACTTCGTCATATTCTGAACGAATTTTTAGTTTCCccttaaaaaaaaggaagagacaACCTAAGCTTTTTTTTTCACATGGGCAGCCCAAATGGTCTTATGGAAATGGCATTTGAGGATGACAGTCTAAATATACACAAAAATATTATCTCTTACTAGCTCCTGTAAGTGACCATTATGAAAACTTCAACAGAACGATAATTGATAAGCTGGACAGTTTGGTACATGAATTAACATGCTGGATGAAACAATGCAAAATATTAACCATCTGACAAAAAGGAAATGACAAATTTTTGCAGGCTAAATGAAAggcaaacaacaagcacaagcacaagcacaagtatGCCCTCTCAAAACAAACAAAGCTGCAAATCCAATCAAAATAATATTAGTTTCATCCCTCAAAGATTAAATCTCCATGAACCTGTTGAGGCTCTGATCTGAAACcataacatgaaaaaaaaaacctgttgCATTTTGACAGTGAATCGGTTTGACCGATTCAGTTCACGGCAATAGATAAAAAGCAAACACTGCAACTTGTCCATGTCGTCTTCCTCGAGGAGATGGAGGAACTTGTCCATGTCAGGGACGAGGCCTTCTGGTTGCGGGTCCTTCCTAGCCACCCTGGCTAGGAACGCAGCCCCTAGGTCCGCCGGCAGTGCTTCCTGGAGGAACTGTATTCGCGCACGGCTACTGTGGGCATCTGCAGCTAGATCTTGGACAAATGTAGGGGGTACCAAGGGAGGACATACCTGAGTTAGGCAGGTCGCCGGCTGGAGCGCATGGTGGAGCTCTCCTTGGATGTGCCCGCCTGAACCGGTgaacctcaccgccgccgcttgcgCGGACGTTCGCGCTCTCGCTGAACCTCTCCACGCCTGTTTCCGCCTGCCACGCTACTCCGGCCGTCGGAACGGGCCTCCTCCTTTGATCCCCACCTCCGAGACCCTCGGATCTAGGGGGAGAACCTGCCTTCTCCAGGATGGCGCCCTTCTCTTGCACTGAACAAATTGTCCGGAGCGGCCGCACTCGGCCTCTTCAGTACGACGCCACTCGTCGGCACTCTCCTTCGGCAAGCGACGACACAGCCTCTCGGTTCCGAGCACGGGCGCGAGGGTGGGGTGGttggggctggcggcggcgggaggccgaGATGACGTATACTGGGAGTCTGCTGGAAATAGAGGGAGGGGACCGTTCCTCTTCTTTAGCATGACCCTCCTAGTACCGCGGTGCAGTCCATTTTACGCTACCGCGGTACTGGAGGAACGCGTAGCGTTCACCGGCGTTCGTCCAGTACGGGCAGCCTCAGACGCTCCTGCTAACCTGAAGCCTGAAGGACGGCTGCACTTGCTTGGAGGAGCTCCAGTTCCCAGCAGGGTCTCCGACTACTTCAATTTTCTTCCGAGAAGTCGCGCCTAGTAATTATATTCACATGGATCTGACTTCTATTCGGAAGAAGATATAACTAGACACTAGTTGCCGTTCGGAAAAATCAATCGAGATTCATGGTATTCGAATCCAAGTACAAATCGTTTAAACTGATAAACAATGAAGTTTCATTGTATAGGTCAATTGCGGCCACAGGAGTCCTATTCAAACTCGTAGAGAAAGTTAGTTTCCGTTAGCAATGGAGACGGGTACACCATTTCTTCCTTATACAAATAAATCTCAGGATTCCTTCGCATGCACGGATCAAATCAAACGTCCCGACGGCGTAGGGAAAATAAacctccagcggcggcggtggcggagcccATGGAAGACCAAACGACGCAACCTTCCCCGGGTTCGTCGTCCGCCGCCTACCCACGGTGGGTGCTGCTCGAGATGAATTACAAGAAGAATGACGAAGACGAAGACTCATCTTGCTCCACACCGGCCGACGTCAAGACACTGGCGGCCGCCCGCACTACCTCCGGCTACCCGATCCAAGTCTCCCTCCGCCTCGCGGAGCCCCCGGCGGCGTCGTGCGTGTGCCTCCAGCTCCAGGTCCCTGACGACGTCGACGTGAGGTACCCTACTGTCGTCGCGGCGCACGGCGACTCCGTGCTCATCCAGGTTACTGTCACCAACGATCTCGGAGGGTTTTGGAACGCCACGACTGACCACTTCGTCTACaatgccggtgccgccgccgcggagccccCAAGGGAGCCGTCATTGTCGATGCTCCCACCTTACTACATAACTGATGATTACTCAGGTCCTCAGGCTCATCAACTGCATACTCGTGCCACCGGCCTCATCCGCCGTGGCGAGGACGAGCTCGTGGTGGCGGAGCTCAGTTTGAAGCCGGCGAGGAAGGACTCGCTGGAGCTGAAGACGGCCGAGCTCTTACTGTTCCGATCTGGTGAGTGGATCCTCAAGCGTCCCCGGATGAGCTATGGCGACCGGGAATTCGGGGAGTTACCTTTATGGTTGCACACAGACACCGTCGTCCCCATCGGCGACCGGGTACTGTGCTGGGTCAACTTAGTCATGGGTCTTCTGTTTTGCGACGTGTTTGAGGAGAGCCCCATTCTGCAGTACGTGCAGCTCCCCATGGATCCCTGCTACGGCAAGCCATCGAACAGGAACGTATGCGTCACCGATGGTGGCGGCGCATTGAAGTTCGTCAACATCTTCccccgctgctgctgcggcttcGTGGGTGCCACCGGTTGCCAACGTTCTCACGGTGTCTACGTCGTCAACACCTGGACGCTGAGGATGAGCGACATGGAGTGGGTGAAGGATGGCATGGTGGATGCCACGGAGCTCTGGGCACTTGACGCCTACAAGGGCCTTCCGCGCATCCCCCTCTCCCACCCCGTTGTGAGCATTGACGAACCCTATGTCATCTGCTTCCTCATGATAGAAGACAACAAAGCCTGTTACCGTGATCAGACGGTATGGATGCTAATGGTAGACACGAGGAGCAAAACAATACAATCAGTCTCACTCTACCAAGAAGAACGACGGTGGTATCCTGATACTCTAATTCCTAGTAATGTGTCCTACTACTTGAACTCGTATCCAACCAGTAGAAGCGATGGGACGTCGAAATCGAATGGCCAAAGCCAGATTGACATCGAGAGATCACTAGTTCAGGTAAGAGATGACGATGCCAGCAAATCGATGCTGCAATCTTCTTGCAAGTTGTCTACGGAGCCTGCAGTGCAAGCGTCAGAGATCTTGGCGGCACTTCAAGAGATACCTAGCTATGGTTTGGATCATGATGATATGCTAAAAGCCGCCTATAGAATTCTAAGCCACGGCAATGGCCACCGGTTCAGATCCCTTTTAAGTCTACCGAGGAATTTGAGGAAGGACTGGTTGTTGATGGAGATTAAAGCTAGTGAAGATTGATCCGTCGGCTGATAACATGAGCTAGCAGTATGGTTCTTATGTTCTAAGAAGGTGCGCGTTGACAATCATGTATGCGATTGAATTTCAGGAATACGAGTTTAATGGTGTTCTAATAATGCAACATTTTACAATGTTATTATTACTAGGCTGATTCTTTTTTTAGTATTTATAAGAGAGCTAGACTAGATATTGTCACCGTGCGTTTGCGACTATTTTACGTGCACAGGAGGCGCCAACATGATTTTCTGACACTGTTGCCGGGTAAAGTATATTCAGTTATCTATTTTATTTCTACTATTACTAACACTCTGATGCCTATAATCTTTTATGATGTTTTTCCTTATCTTGTCCTTTTTCAATTTCA
This genomic window from Setaria viridis chromosome 8, Setaria_viridis_v4.0, whole genome shotgun sequence contains:
- the LOC117834216 gene encoding uncharacterized protein; amino-acid sequence: MEDQTTQPSPGSSSAAYPRWVLLEMNYKKNDEDEDSSCSTPADVKTLAAARTTSGYPIQVSLRLAEPPAASCVCLQLQVPDDVDVRYPTVVAAHGDSVLIQVTVTNDLGGFWNATTDHFVYNAGAAAAEPPREPSLSMLPPYYITDDYSGPQAHQLHTRATGLIRRGEDELVVAELSLKPARKDSLELKTAELLLFRSGEWILKRPRMSYGDREFGELPLWLHTDTVVPIGDRVLCWVNLVMGLLFCDVFEESPILQYVQLPMDPCYGKPSNRNVCVTDGGGALKFVNIFPRCCCGFVGATGCQRSHGVYVVNTWTLRMSDMEWVKDGMVDATELWALDAYKGLPRIPLSHPVVSIDEPYVICFLMIEDNKACYRDQTVWMLMVDTRSKTIQSVSLYQEERRWYPDTLIPSNVSYYLNSYPTSRSDGTSKSNGQSQIDIERSLVQVRDDDASKSMLQSSCKLSTEPAVQASEILAALQEIPSYGLDHDDMLKAAYRILSHGNGHRFRSLLSLPRNLRKDWLLMEIKASED